cctttagccctaagagctatatctaatcccttcttgaaatctcacagcctcaactacattttgtgatagtgaattccacacattcaccactctctgattgaagaagattctcctttaccccttatccttaaattatgacccctagttttgggctctaccaccatcggggacattctttctgaatccaccctgtctaatcctgttagaatgttatacatTTTTAATGAGATCACATTTATTCACCTTATattacatctgccatgcatatgcccactcactcagcctgtccaaatcatgctgaagcatctttgcatcctcctcacagctcattctcccaaatttgtatcatctgcaaatttggagatatgtttaattccctcatccaaatcatttagaatgtaaatagttggggtcctaacacagatccctgcgataccccactagtcactgcctgccaatcggaaaaagatccatttattccaactctctgcttcctgtctgctaaccagctttttatccatctcaaaacactaCTCGCAAtctcatgcgctttaactttacatagtaatctgctctgtttatttattagttttagtttagtgtcacaagtaggcttacattaacactgcaatggagttactgtgaaaatccccaagtcgccgcactccgtgcctgttcaggtacactgagggagaatttagcatggcacctaaccagcacatcttttggagtatggaaggaaactggagcatccggagaaaacccacgcagacacaaggagaacgtgcagactccatccagacagtaacccaagccgggaatcgaacccgggtccctggcgctgtgaggcaagagtgctaaccactgtgccaccttgtcgaaagtcttctgaaagtctaaataaaccacatccaccaggtCTCTCTGGtcaactctacttgttacatcctcaaaaaatacaagtagatttgtcaaacatcattcccattcataaatccatgctgactttgtctgattataccactgctttccaaatgctgtgctatgaaatccttgataatgacaCTAGCAATGTCCCTACTGACAACATTAGGTtcattggtctatagttccctattTTCTTTCTACCTGTTTTTgcatagcgggcttacattaacttaTCCTCTATATACGTATGGATGGGCCCTCTGTACCATTCCAATTACAAGAGCTCCTGCCTCATTGTTCATACGAAATGCTAATTCTGGGATTATTGACACAATTAAAGGgtgatggaagggagggaggattaCTTATCAATCTAACGATTTTGTACTAACATTTAGGAGCCCTAAAATTCagtgaatgttttttttctctcggagTACTGACTACATAATTTTATGAAAATAATAAAGCTTAAGAGTTTCTTTATTGAACCACCCAAGTTTAAAAATTGTAATAATTTAGATGGTGTAAATTCAGATTGGACAATTGCGGTTTTTGGAACTATTTATACAAAATGTCATATTTAATACAGTGCATTAAAATGGATTGTCATTTGCTGCTGCTTTAGTGATCATGTCTGCAGACAGCCCctcatggagttccgacacacaGAGCCAGACTTCCAAACTgattaaaaaatccaaagagtcACCTTTTGTGCCAATAGGTGAGTCACTGTATACAATATTAAAGCGAGCCCTCTGTGTAACCTTCTAATGGACACTCTGTTTTATTTTCTTATTACTATGGTAACAACGTACCATCTTTGGACATGGACATTAAGGGAAAAGTAAGATTTTGTCAAAAGGAGTTAGCAAACTGAAATGACTTGTATTCCAAATTATAAATTTTTCGACAAAAGTGACCATCAAGAGTGCCATTGTGAATTAAAGGGGAACATAGTGAACTTATGATCCAACGATATTAAAATTGTAGACTGATGTTCTGCATCAAAAATTAACAGTAcaataaatgaaataaataaaagcaaaatactgtggacgctgaataggaaaaatgctggaaaatctcagcacatctgtcagcatctgtggagagagaatagagctccaaagatgtggttaggtggattggctatgctgaattgcccccccttattgtcccaagatatataggttaggaggattagtgggataaaataCAGGGGGTTACGGGCTAAGAGACGGTTCAGACtccttgggccgaatggcccccttctgcactgaagggattccacGATAGATTCTATGatggctaacatttcaagtcaggatgaatcTTTATCAGTTACCAATTTATAATTGAACCTTAATTATTGGCTTTAAGTTCAGTGTCATCTACCTGGTTTTACAGAAGGGTTTGTCAATACACAAAGGGCAATGATTAATTTAAAAACCTGCTCCTCAGTGAAAATGTAACTTTCTTTCCATCTTCAATGAAGGTAACAAGGCTGCACCGATTGTTGCCATATTGATGGCATCAGAGAGATTGGGATACCTGAATTGCACTCAGATCTTGTCTGTACCAATTCAAATAGCACATCAGTGTTCAAATTTGTTCTACCTCCAACTCAAAGAAAAATGTCAACTTAAAATTAGGTTTGAATTTATTCTGGAAAGTATCTGCTAATCAGCTTGAGGGGAAAGCCGtggtctagtggtattgtcgtgagacaattaatccagaaattcacctaatgttcaggggacccgggttcaaattccgtcacggcaggtggtggaatttgaattcaataaaaaatatctggaattaagaatctgatgatgatcacgaaaccattgtaaattgtcagaaaaacccatctggttcactaatgtcctttaaggaaggaaatctgccgaccttacctggtctggcctacatgtgactccagagccacagcaatgtggttgactctcaactgccctccaagggcaactagggatgggcaataaatgctggccagacagcgacgcccatgtcctgtgAACGAACAAAAAAACATCTCCAGGCAGAAATACTTGAGGCAGATGAACTGGCAGAGCACTGGGTTACCACATGGACCTAGTCCAGGAGAAATAACTTGTATGAACTGTTGAAGCATTTTGAACATTAAAATTAACTATTACAGGTATGACTGGATTTGCAGCAATAGTTGGATTGGGACTTTACAAACTACGAACCAGAAAGGACACTAAAATGTCTGTACACCTTATTCATACCCGTGTGGCTGCACAGGCATGTATAGTGGGAGCAATGACCTTTGGTAAGTATCTTAATCTTTAGTGAAACTGAATATGATAGCTGAGAGGAATATGTATAAAAAAAATTTTAAAGTCCTAATAGTGGTACATCAGGATGGAGAAGGCGGATTCCAGAAAAGCAATCTGCACTTGAGCTCAGTCACTGGGTTAGGTGCTTCCTGTGTAAGTCAGTATTATTCATACAGAACTGACTCACCAGCCAGCTGGATTTGGTTGTGACCCTCTTTCTTCCATCAAAGGCTAAGGCTAGCCCAAACTCGTATTTCGATCAGGATCAGCAGCCAAACAGCTGAAACTGGTGggtctgctgagattttttaCAGACTGCACAATAAACAAAATACTTGAGGGGTGAATTCGCAGAACTGTGGCTTGGCACACGGACTGCTATCGATTTAGAAAGAAATCTAATGGCATTATTTCAGCTTTTTGTGCAACTCTTGCCTAACTCTACTTCACTATTCGGAGAAATTACAAGGGGAAGTAATTGGCCTTCGACAAAGGACCTGTTTGTTCAACTGATTGTTGAATCTGCCAAAGTTTGTGTTTTGGATTGTTCAATTGGAACTGGATGTTAATAATTGGCGCCAATCCGAATTTCTTTCACTGTAATCATTCCAACTGCTTTCCCCTGCTAGAATCAGCTACACTGTGCCAACAGAACCATTCTGGTATTCCGCAGTTAAAAGACACTTAATTGTGTTGTTCTTGGCAAGTTTGTCAATCTTCCAAGTTTTACCCAACTAAAACGGACAGACATTTCTTTACAGGTAAATTCAGTATTAACTGCCACAGCCGAGTTCACATCTTGTTCTCAATTGCCTTGCAGGTGTCCTGTATTCCATGTATAAAGAATATGTGGTGAAGCCAAAAGAAACAAATCTCTCAAAGTAAATAATCCTCTGTGCTGCATATATTTATGTAATAATGTTGTGTTCCACTTTGCACTGAGATGACCTCAGTAAGATAATTACACCTTCAAATATTTGAGGTTGCTTTAATAGATGTGAATTGTATTATTCCGGGATATTGGCAGTTTTGTATTTTGCAGAGTCAGGATTTCCTATTCTTTAATAAACTAAAAGACAATGCACAAAGGATTCAGCCATTTCGCttgttgtctgattttctttttatGCACTGCATACATGAACAGCATTTAAAAGTAGTAATAACTTCTCAAATCATGTATAATCAATCTGAACAGCACATTAACTCTACATTTTTGTAAGAAAAACTCAGCCAATAAAAATGAAAACTGAACACTTTTTTTATTTTGGGATGTAATCTTCTAAAAACATTTCACTTGCAATACCAAAATAAAAAGTTCAGATCAGCTCACTCTTCTGCCTTACTCATTCCATACTTGTACGATTCCACTGGATGCCATCAGTGTATTGAGCAAAACCATGTACAGAGTCCTGTTGAGGAATACAAGCAGTTGGTCCTTACTTCCAGAGACTATTGTTTCAGCTACAAGGGGTAATTGAGAACTACGTCCTGCTTTGCAAGTTCCAGCAACATAGGATCATCGAAAAACTTGCTGATACTGACATCTTCACTGAGACCCTGTTAATAAACGAAGCAGTAACATTTGTCAAGATTTATTCCTACTTGTTATACTTAAAATATCCTTAATTCATTACAGGGAATAGAAAGTAAATGAGAAAAACACACAAAATTGTTTcatttattgctttgacattaGTTGGAAATGTGAATCACTAAATGCCAGAGGATGCAAATTAAACGTTAAATTAGAAGCCACCTCATTAAAGTGAGCTGAAAGCAAAATATGCCAAGTGCAATTTCTGAAGCAGTAGTGTGTATGATTTGTGTATAACAGCTTAACAAATTTTGTTTCATCCATGCTATGATCTTGTTAAAAAAAAGGTCTgagttagagtcacagaggtcatagaggtttacagcatggaaacaggcccctcggcacaacttgtccatgtcactcttttttttaaacccctaagctagtcccaattgcccatgtttggcccacatcccgctatacccatcgtacccatataactgtctaaacactttttaaaagacaaaattgtacccgcctctactattacctctggcagcttgttccagacactcaccaccatctgtgtgaaaaaattgctcctctggacccttttgtatctctcccctctcaccttaaacctatgccctctggttatagactcccctacctttgggaaaagatattgactatctagctgatctatgcccctcattattttatagacctctataagatcacccctcagcctcctacgctccagagaaaaaagtcccagtctatccagcctctccttataactcaaaccatcaagtcccggtagcatcccagtaaatcttttctgcactctttctagtttaataatatattttctataataaggtgaccagaactgtacaacagtattccaagagtggcctaactaatgtcttgtacaacttcaacaagacgtcccaactcctgtattcaatgttctgaccaatgaaaccaagatgctgaatgccttcttcatcactctgtccacctgtgactccactttcaaggagctatgaacatgtacccctagatctctttgttctgtaactctccccaatgccctaccattaactgagtaagccctgccctggttcaatgtaccaaaatgcatcacctcgcatttatctaaattaaactccatctgccattcgtcagcccactggcccaattgatcaagatcccgttgcaatccgagataaccttcttcactgtccaatcttggtgtcatctgcaaacttactaactatgcctcctatattctcatccaaatcattactataaatgacaaataacagtggacccagcaccgattcctgaggcacaccactggtcacaggcctccagtttgaaaaacaatcctctacaaccaccctggattccgtgagatttaaccttatgcaacaacctacaatacggtaccttgtcaaaggccttgctcaagtccatgtagacaacatcaactgcactgccctcatctaccttcttggttacccttcaaaaaactaGATTAAATTAAAAAGGGTTAACTCCCAGAGCTACACAAGCAATTTACAATGTTGATCAGGACAGTTCCTACAGGAGGAGATATTGGACAGTAGTTTACACTGCCTGCCTCCTTCCCCCGGTGGGTTCTGAGCTGGGGAGTGTAAAATTGCATGGATGAGATTCCCTCTGGGATCCCACCCGCCCTGACCAGACATACAATGGACAGGGCAGGGCTCTGGATGGAAAGCCTGTCCATGCCACGCAAGGGTCTTTGCCTACCCGGCCTCAATTTTTAGGTTGGCAGGCACTGGTTAGATCAGGGTGCCAAATAGTTAACAATCTTGATCTCAGATgggagtgagtggggtgggggagggggaactcAATCTGAAGACCCCTTCAGTTTTGAGGTATCCTCCCTTCAGGGACCTGGGAGCTCtgactctcccaccctatccatgATAGTAAGATTGCATCCCCCACCTCACCGCCTGACTTTCCAGGGCATCCCCTACCCTCCCGCCCCAGGGTACTTATCTGAAGCACAATCCCGGGACTTTGCTCAGCCATGGCTTGCAGTACCTCTTCtgaccactgcagcgctgtgcctggagaGCTGTTAGTCAGtctgattggccgacagctctccaaAGCAAGATTTCTGTCCAAGGACGGGTGGAAGTCCCACCTGCTACCAATCAATGCTCAGGCAGCGGGCCTGTCAGTATTGGTGAGCACAGGAGGGCACTGAGcgcttgccatcctgaaaattcaggccttgaagtttgcatattcttttgTCAAGCCCCTGGAAATTGCCCGCCATTACGATAGAGGTGTTCTCATTCAAGACCTGCCAAAGTCTTGACAAATCAAGGCATACCAGGGTCACTGGCCCTGTAAGGTGGGAGCATTTATTTTAAGTTGGTAACTTCAGCAGCTGGCCAGGCCAATCTTACCAGATTTGAGAAGAGGGATCAAGAAACTATTCATTTTCTTCTCTTTCTCCGTGTGTGTGTAGAATACGTCTGAGACATAACAGTTTCAGAATAATAAAGTGGAGTCATGTTCTTTGCAACTTAAATCCCCTGACTAGTTGGCTTGGAAACAGTTTGGAAGTGAATTGTGTTCAGTGAAGTGGTAGAACTATATATTCATCACATTTATGGTCTGAGGAATGGTAGGAAATAGTGCTCAGCTAGTTCATGTGGTGATGCAAATCGAATCAGTTTATTGATGTGTCTCACCTCACTAGACTGCTTTCAGTTAAACTTCTGTGAACATGTGAAAGTTGCACAAAGGAGTTTATGTTATGATCCCCATGTCATGATATTATTTAACTAGACACTGGGCAATAAAGATGCATTTATAAATCATACAAGATGCAAGGTTCATTTAcagtagaagaaacatagaaaaactacagcacaaaacaggcccttcggccccacaagttgtgccgaacatatccctaccttttaggctacctagaaccctccatcctatcaagtcccatgtactcatccaggagtctcctaAAAGACCCTACGTACAGTAGTGCATACTCAAGAAACTTGAAACAGTACCTggtacgccataacattcaaggctatggaccaagtgttggcaagtgggattaggtgggcaggtcagggcctttcatgcgtcagtgcggacttgatgggccgaagggtctcctctacactgtagtacatagaacagtacagcacagaacaggcccttcggctcacgatgttgtgccgagcttttgtTATTctgtgtagtattctgtgattctgtcttaACTTCAGTAAACCCCTTAACTTTACTAATAAAATTTACCTACTGGGCAAGTTGGCTTGAAAGACAGGGAAGATCAAGGTCCAAGCCCAGGTTGTTGGAGTTAGAATATAGTGCTTGGAAAGGATGGTTGTTTGACGGAGTTTGAccagaaaaagtttatttattagtgtcataagtaggcttacattaacactgcaatgaagtaactgtgcaaatcccctagtcgtcatactccggcgcctgttcgggtacactgagggagaatttagcatggccaatgcacctaaccagcacgtcttttagattgtgggaggaaatcagaggacccggaggaaagccacgcagacacggggagaacgtgcagactccacacagagagtgacccaaaccgggaattgaaccctggcactgtgaggcagcactgctaaccactgtgccaccgtgcaatacATTTAACATTAAGAATAGTCTCATTACGGCTCTAGGTGCAGGAGGCTTCCAGTGAAACTTTAACTAAAACAACATTTTCCAATCAATATCTTTGGGAGAGACCGCAAGTCAATTTTTAAAACGTTTACATTAGCTGACTTTTCAATAATCACAAACTAGTTTCAGCAGCAAGTTGGAGAGGAATTGCTATTATCATGAACCTTCACTCATTACAATAAAACTGATTAAATGGAATGATTCCAATATTTTAAACCATGAAAACTATGCAATGACAGAGTAATTACTTCCACAGATTTCTTCCAGGAATACTGCAAGCATTCCTCAGCGGATTAAGACCAGGATTAGATGAATAAACAAACTGAGAAAATGTTAAATTTAGTTCTCGGCATGCACTAGTTAGCTCATCTCTATCGGGGCAGGAATGGGGCAGCACAATTGTTCTTGAAGACTATCCAGTGACTCTTGCTGGAAGGACCTTGTTCAATTGTGGTACCTCCTGTGGCAAAAAGGTTGCTGATAGTCAATGTCTGAGTTTGCATATGAAGAATAGCCACTTGGGGGCAAAATACTGGAAGTGGTCTGAGACCCAAAGAGCCATATTCACCCTGTAAGGAAGGAGGTGTAATGGGAAGGAAGGTAATAGAATGAAGGAAAGAACCTGTGGGATCCAGCATATATAAGTAGGGCACAGTAGTTTGATATTATGGACAGCAATAAACCGCATTAAGCAATATATACAGCACAAGGTTTACGCAATAATTGAACTATTGACCCAGACTTTTCAGAGTCTAAAAGCAAATATCTGCAAATGTGAAACTTAAACAGCCTGGTCTGCAGTTTGTGTCATATTTTGATCTTGATCTAGAGCTCTACTCACTATAACTAAAACAAAATTTGCAAACATTTATGGATTTGGGAACTTGTGTACTCGAAGGCTTTTGTGTTTGGAATGGTTCTGTGTCATTTTATAAATGCGGTTTATATTAAAAGTCTAAACTTCAACTCAGCTGTCCAAGATGCCAAGCCGAAAGTTAGACAAAGTTCAAAACCCACATAAAGCTATCTTTGAATGTCTTGACATTATGTGTGCcaagtgtccagtggcataccacaaggGTTAGTGTTGGGCTccttattattcgtcatttatataaatgacatagatttcTACGTGGGGGGTAGAATtagcaaatttacagatgacacaaggattggacaggtggttaacaatgaggcagagtgtcttgggcgcCAAgatgatatagacggaatggtcaaacgtgaggtgatacattttggaagcagtaatttgacaaggaagtattcactgaatggtaggacactaggaagttctgtggaacaaagggatcttgatgtgtttgtccacagatctctgaaagcggaagggtatgttgatagggtggtgaaaaaggcatgtggaCATTTACCTTTATCAATTGaagcatagatgacaaaagcagggaagccatgttgtATACAACTTCGATGAGGCTACAGCtagattactgtgtgcagttctggttgccaccttataggaaggatgtgattgcactggagagggtgcagaggagattcaccaggatgctgcctgggatgggacATTTAAGTTATGGCAAGAGGTTGGgtcggcttggattgttttcgttggagcagagaagactgaggggtgacctgatcgaagtgtacaagattatgagggacatggacagaatggataaggagcagcggtcccccttagttgaagggttagtgacaaggggacataggttcaagctgaggggcaggaggtttagggggaatgtgaggaaagatatttttacccagagggtggtgacggtctggaatgcgctgcctaggagggtggtagaggcgggttgcctcatatcCAAGTATCTGGACAAACATTTGGcacataacattcaggactatgggccaagtgctggcagatgggattaggtgggagttcaggtgtttctcttgtgtcggtgcggacttgatgggctgaagggcctcttcagtgctgtatgattccatgataagaGTTGGAGACTAATTTAATCTGTTGACTAATTGCAGTTATTTTGTGTTGGTTAGTGGTCAAATACTGTAACTTGTTAGAAGGGCCAGATTGAAAAATGGAACATCTGTTTGAACAATAGCTCAACCTGCCCTATATTACTAAGTAAACAATACCCTTTGGATCTGATAAAGTGCTTACGGTTACCAAGGGATCAATACATTATAAGCCAGATCGAATTACCTTTCGCCTTCTTGTTTTGATCATGAACTCTCTGGCTAGATGAGGTGCAGGCTGTGGTTCCAAGGGTCTGATGATGATGCTCTTGTCCAAAGGATCACCGGGCACAATCTATTCACGGAAACGCAAAACTCATTACTTTAAGTAATCACAGCCAATCATTATTTCTATAGCATAAATTGTTTCAGAGGttaatggatggcacagtggctagcacgactgcctcgcagctccagggacctgggttcgactcccggcttgggtcactgtctgtgtggagtttgcacgttctctccatatctgcgtgggtttcctttgggtgctccggtttcctcccacactccaaagatgtgtgggttaggtgcattggccatggtaaattgccccttagtgttccgggatgcgtaggttggagggattagcggggtaaatatgagagattacagggattgggcctgggtgggattgttgtcggtgcagactcgatgggctgaatggcctctttctgcattgtagggattatatgaggtTACAAGAATATCTTTGTTATTTAATTTACAGGAACTCATTTTTATGAacacttaaaaaaaaagtaattcCCAGGGTGTCGGCATCTTTGCcaagaccagtggttcccaaagggtgcggcgcgcc
Above is a genomic segment from Mustelus asterias chromosome 11, sMusAst1.hap1.1, whole genome shotgun sequence containing:
- the LOC144500621 gene encoding HIG1 domain family member 1C-like, translating into MSADSPSWSSDTQSQTSKLIKKSKESPFVPIGMTGFAAIVGLGLYKLRTRKDTKMSVHLIHTRVAAQACIVGAMTFGVLYSMYKEYVVKPKETNLSK